The DNA region TGCATTGTAATATATATCCTTTTCAAAGGAATTAAAAAGTGACCAAAACCTCAATGACacctaaacattaagcaggAGGGTATGAGTCAGCATTTGGTGTCCCTGTGTGAGGTCTAGAACATTCCAGCAGCTAGCATTGTGCATCGCTAGCTAGCACCTCCATATAAGCAGCTGGGGACATAATGTCCAACTTTGTGGTTATTTGCTGACGCACAATTACCTGCCAGATCATGCTTAATGTAAATGATTTCTCTCAAAGTTGTTGCCTGATTGCTAAGGTTACCGATTACTGTTTTGTTCTGTGAATAACAGGAGTTTGTAGGTTAGGGACATCAAAACGATCGTGACTCATGACAGCCATGGTCAACATACTGTGCAAAGGGACATATGAAAACATTCCTGACAAACTCTGAATCAAAGTGTGTGATTTCTGTAATTTGAGTTCAGTGGAGGATATTACACTTTACTTCATAATTTCAAATTTAGACTGTCGTATTTCACTAGACAAAGTAATCAAAAATATTACAGGGCTACTTTTTATTATTAACCACAACtaattatttataacatttacaATAATACTACTGTCATATGACAGTGTGCAAACATACCAAGGGCAAAATAACAGGTTACATAAAAATTATTTCAAGAAATTCACAAGGAgaaaaaatgtagaaaaaagtTATTAAATAAGGCAAACTTATTTTTGAAATCCAACCCATTATCAATAACTCTTCTCCTTATGAAGATTGTTACCAAACATTGGCTTCTGGCATTAAAATAAACTGCTATAAAATTCAAGTTTCCTTTTAGACAGAATTTCTATAATTAAGGGATGAAATTAACTCTCGTATCTGCTTAAATTTATCCCACATAAACGCTTTCCTGTGCTTTACTAATCTTTACTCTCCAAAGAAGTTCTGCTCCACCTACAAGTAACAAACCCAagtcaataataataaacactAGTATCAATCAATTTTATTGGACATCCGAGTATCCATCAGGAATTGaaaaagtcttgtttttccttttAAGGTCTCCTATACTAAATTCCACATTGATGCAGATATGTCTGGAACTTTCTTCCGAGGGGAACATCGTTATCTCCCCTTCTACTCTGGTGTCTTGCATCACCTCCACGGGCTCATCCAGGTACAGGACTGCCTGCTTCCAATGTGTCTCTGGTTTAAAAGGGGATGTGGAGAGCACTAGGGGTTTCTCTGCCCCTGGAAAAGTGACAGTGAACCAAACACAAAATGCGTTCACGGTAGAGGAGCCGAAGCAGGCACAGCTGAAGCTGCCCTGGACGCTCCTTAACTGTTCCTCAGTGACCGTGAGCAGGTCCAGCTCGGCAAAACGGCAGGGGTGGGACAGCACATCCTCCACAGTGACCAGGCTCACAGCGATGTCATTGTTCATGATGCACTTCTGCGCGAAGCCAGTCATGCAGGACATGTCCACGCCGTAGCGCTCCTTCACCGTGCCCCAGAAGCCTAGGCGCTCCTCCACCGCCAGGTCGTTAATAGGCGCTACGAATAGCTCGGCCTTGGAGGGCAGCAGCAGGCCGCCGGGCTTCAGCCACCTATCCCGGGCGAGCAGTACGGAATTCAGCATGGACTCGTGGAGCAGTGCATAACCCATCCACTCGCTGACGATGACGTCAACTTTCTCAGGCAGCTGCACCGCCTCTAGGGCACCCCGGATCACCGTGACCTGGTCCTCCATGTGATTCAGCCTGACTACCTCCATGGCCTGCTCGGCGATCGAGCTGGCCTCCACCGCATATACCTTCCTGGCCCCGGCTTGTGCGCAGAAGATGCTGAGCACGCCAGTTCCCGCACCCACGTCCAGCACCACTTTGCCCTGGATAACATGGCCGTTCCGCGTAATTCCCAACCTGTAGGTGTCCGTGCGCACGCTGTCCGCGATCATCTCTTCGTGAATGGTTACGTCGGAGTAGCTGTCAAAATACAGGTCGTCctggacacttttgtccaacTTTCTTTTCTTTGATAAACGAGACATTTCCATGCCTGTAAAACCTATCCCGGGCCACGCCGCACTTGCATTTGCCAAACTTCCGGGATGACGCGGAAccgtggcatcatgggaacagTAGTTCTGGCAGCTTCCGATTACACTAGACCACAGCGTaaatttgtgtttttaaaactacATTGTCAAAGAATCCAGCGAGCGCCGCGTATGCGGCTTTTTCAATTTTCACGTAATCTCAGCAGTGTcgctgtgtatgtgtataaacGTGAAATACCATCATCCCCAGAACAAATATAAGGAAATACAGTTTCAGTcttatttttcatatttaaagATTATATTGTAAATGAAAGATACAAAACCTAGTGTAACTAATTGTGAAACGCTCTTGGTTAAACTGTGTTTGATTGAGTTGAATATGCGTGGTGGTTGGATCCTACAAGGGCAACAACATGAGCAGAACAGTAATGCATTACGCACCTTCAAAACCGATGATTATTTCATAATATAGTAAACGGCTACTGCAATTGTCCAATACTGTTAAAGTTCTTGTGGCTGTTTGGAAATAATCATGTGGTGTTCGTTCTCGTTTTTGAATAAATCTCGTTTAATTCAGTTTCCTGGGTACTGTGTCAGCGCTGATAAAGAACGTGGTTGCTGAAAGTTAAAGGCAAGAGCATCTTCTTCCTTCGCCCGTGTAATGCTTTGTAAAGGCTGACAATTGTCAGGTTCAGGGTGTCTTGGAAAAGCGCGTGTTTGCTTTGCATATTGAGACATATTTCTTTGAAATGTTGAATTGTGTAAATGTGGAAAGTCCCTGGAATATTTCTGTCACTGCTTAGTTGACACTTTTATTGTGAGCTGTTTTCTGTTGTTTAGCTCATACATTTAGTCAAAGCGTGGCCATTAATGTAGCTGCATAGTTTACTGCCAACATGCTGGTTTAAAATCAAGTTCAAGGATAGCTACTACATGCGCGGTCTCCTTCAAACAGTCCCTAACTGTTAATTAATTTTTCCGTGAAGATTTCCATTATCTGCAGAGTCAAGAGCTTTGTAATTATTCATTTCCCGAGTAACGCTCAGGCTGCTCTCGAGCGTGGCGGCCAGCCAGGATTATTATTAAATGTTATTACAATTCAAAGGCATATTAAGCAGCTTAAGCAACTTTTCCATTGCGTAGAAATCAGTGGAGTGGCTCTAATGGCCGACATTTTCTCATGTCAGTTAGGGTTAAAGAGAGTAAATCTCTGCaaagattatccatccatccatccattttccaaaccgcttatcctattgggtcgcggggggtccggagcctatcccggaagcaatgggcacgaggctgggaacaacccaggatggggggccagcccatcgcagggcacactcacacaccattcactcacacaaacacacctatgggcaattttgcaactccaattagcctcagcatgtttttggactgtggggggaaaccggagtacccggaggaaaccccacgacgacatggggagaacatgcaaactccacacacatgtgacccaggcggagattcgaacccaggtaccagaggtgtgaggcaacagtgctaaccactgcgccaccatgccgccctgcaaagattataatatttttaaatgttataatACTTCTGTGGGGAATTATGTTTGACTCTACATGTATGGACTGTTAGTTTTAAACTGCATGGTTTTCTACAGCCATTTTTTTGTCAGATTAATGGAACACATTTAGAAAACTACACATCTAATGTTCACTGGGTACCTGATGACTCTTTCGGTAAGGTATACAGGCCGACAATTTTTGGGAATCCCGCGGGATGGGAGTCAATTTCTGTATTAATCACAGGACTGGTACTGGACGGGAAAAAGTCAATGGGAGTAGGCGGGAATCACTGGGTTactggggtaacttgtcggatttaaggtaccacagtttaaatgatcttcatattcgttcacttaaattttgcccagactaccttaaatccgataagttaccccgataaaccagtaaccccgcttcgtagtacaggtcaCTGCTCGGAGCAGGTTTGTTTTATGTAAACAAGGAGTAGCTCACACACTTAATCAGTGTCCATGCATGGAAATCCGTCcagtcatggcctcgccattcatgGATGAGCGACCAATTGCAATCGGTGCACAAATAATAAGGGAATTTCAAATTGAGAGCGTTTTGAGAGATAGGCAAGATCCTTTATTGTTGCCGGATGATATTCTTTTCGAAAGATACCTCTTCAGACTATACGGAATATTATCTTAAAGATTTATTAGCTCCGTATAGTAGAAGTCCAACTAGCTGAAGTCGGGCTCTCACAGCCACACAGACAATGTGCATTGCCTTGAGATATTTTGCAAGCGGCACTTTTTTGTATACTGTATAGGTGATGCGGAAAATACATCGAAGAATACAGTTTGCCAGGCAATTCACAATTGTTTTTCATGGACACCTTCGAGTGCAGGCAATTAAAGAGGCGTTTTATGCCATTGCAGGTAATGTATACGCAATAAAATTAcagttctataaagaattcgcATTAATATTCGCATTAATATTCTCATTATCCAGAATTTCTAAAGATTTTGTTTGCCTTTTCTGGTTTGGGGCGCTTTTAATGTGTTTCCTTTAGTacatattaaatattttaagtcATCATACCCCTCTAGTAAAAGGTCCGGCTCGGATTGCGTGAAAAATTGCGCCCtgttttttgacattttgtAGAAGCCAATGAGAGACTTGCCGATCAAATTTTCTAGACTCGATATATATGGAGTTTTCAAGCAGCGCCTGGGCGCGCAATCATCTCGAATGAATGGATCCAGCTAATCTACTACACAGCTGCGTTTGAAAAACCGACTTATCCCGGACAAGTTCCACCGGCATTAACTCAACCAAGATgaggcatctgatctcggatgatTTAAGCGACGTACGGAAAATAATccatgggtgcgttcgacttggccTTATCCTACTCGATTATCTCTATCCGAGTCGGAACTCGGacgaaaacgtcacgaaaaacattaCTTCCCATCGGAAACACTCCTTTTTTATGACGTTGATGTCGTACAGAATGGGTGCGCACCCATTGCCTTTTCTGTCTGCTATTAGCAGGTGGCTGGGTTATTGCATGTAGCCAGTACCACCTGAGCAGTGCGATGCATGACGTAGGCTTTGATTTCGGGTGCCGCTGTCATAAAAAAATGGTCGGGGCACACACAAGACAGTGTGCGCGTTCGACTTCTTAAAGCCgcttacagcgctggcttaaagcaatgcattctggtcctgacgcaacgCATAAGTcggcgctgcaaaacgtcaccacgcGTCACTATGTCATATGGTACAAAGTCgtcgcgagagcaagacgacttaagacAGCTGGAACcgcctctgtgacaacacatcTTTACTCTTATTGGCTGAAGATTTTAGTCATACGTGTGACGTTTGTTTCCCAGGCAGTTACAATGTGTTAGCTGCTATTTTTTCCGAAAAGCATGTAAAGCAGTGTGAACTGGTTTTCACTTAATTTACCTcgtaaaataaagtttaaataaatgacataAATGCTCTAATGGTACACGTGAGttaattgtttatttattgttagttactgtaatgttgtactgctttatttgtttaattgtcCAGTTtgtgaagaaggcattcaagtaagaattacattgtactctgtacatgacaataaaaacgttgaatccttgaaataaatgtatttgatctttttcctggcagctatctttttacacagggccactATACACAATAGTTTTTCTTTCACTGCTAACAATTTGGATCAGGAGttagttattgtaaaagaagtaatgtgcatgcaggtgatatttgtgtaGATTTATCTGCACCCTTCTGCTGCCATTGGagtcaggtctcgcacactACGAGGAGTAGAAGTTTTCCGACTTGGTTGCAGTCAGATTatactccacccctgcagccgccggcagatcacagggaggcagggaacaaccctggatggggggccagcccatcgcagggcacactcacacaccattctctcacacacgcacacctacgggcaatttagcaactccaattagcctcggcatgtttttggactgtggggggaaaccccacgacgacatggggagaacatgcaaactctgcacacatgtaacccaggcggagactcgaaccctggtgtgaggcaacagtgctaaccactgcaccaccatgccacccccagaaTCGAGAATCACGGTAATAAAACTATGTtcactgtatgtaatatatgcaAAATAGTTATACCACAGGGTGTGTATTATTGTGTCCAGTGTTGTGTATGTGAGCTCTtcgtccatccgtccatctgtcTACAGCATGCAGTCCTTTTGAATTCGTCACATTACTTAATTTACAGTAAAAGTGTTTATTTTGTAGAGCTGGTTGGTTATATATGATGATCTTTGACTCGCTGTTGTTTTGTTTACAGGACAAAACAGCAAGAGTTTAGGAGCTTTTCCGTGTAAAAATTCTGAAAATTCCATCTTCCCACTGCTTTGCTGGTGCAGGGTCAGTGCTACAATGCTGTAGCCAGAGCCAGAATATACAAATGAATATGCCAAGGTGAATCGGAACATTCGAGTTACCTGCCGGTTTGCATATAACCTTCTGCCTCGTTGCCTCAAGGGTTAACCCGAGGAACAGGAGAAGGACATATAGCTTGAGCTTGGCCAGGGGATGCTTCTGAAAAGGTGAAAATTCAGTTTTTTGAAGAGAATATGAAGCATGCCACAATGACAGGGTCCTGCCACCAGGCAGTGGCCGCCAGCTCCTTTGGATTGCGGGGGGGAGTAGAGCAGCCCTGAAACCCCCCTTTAAGACATGGACataacccttaacccccccagcaggGCAGACAGACCTCAAACTCGGGGCCTTTGTGAGACAGCAGCGTTTCCTTCCAGGTGACACTAGGCTCCGCATAACAGGAAGCAGAGTAATGAGCTTCGGAGAGTGAGCCACAAACGAAGGCTGTGGTGATCTGGTGCTGGTGCTTTCGTCCCCTTCCTGGTGCACTTTTGGTGAGCCATTTCTCAGCAGCTGTTTGGCGTAACGGCTTCTTCGGGGAACCCAGGCAGTCTGCCAGCTCCTTCCAGAGACAAGCCGTGTTTTGCAGCATGATGGATGCCATGATGCATATTTAACCTTAACAAAATGACAATACATCAACGGGTTTGACTCTGAAGAGCAGCACCTGGCAGCAGATGATCCATTAGAGATGGTGGCCCTGTCACTTTGCTCAGACGTGTCGTAACGATCAACACCCGCTTGCTTGCTCACCTTTCACTTTTATACTTTCCTGGCTCGAATCAGTCTTAATTATGTTTTAACCGCTCCAGTCTGTACATTTTGACCCTGTTTATCATTCTCAAAGTGACTGTCAGTGGTCTGCAAAACATATATTAACTACAAATACATGTAACATTGAATGTGATTAGCAGGCAAGAATGAAATGACATATTACACAAAAACATAAAGAAATCATTGAATGAATAATCATAGCCTGAATGACACTAACTTAAAGGTAAGTGCTTTGGAGGGACAGGAGGACAAGTCATTTCCTCCTGTCTTTATGGTGCATCATCACTAAGGAACATTTCAATATTCATGCAACAAGAACAACGTCAGAACTTATTTGGAGTAACAGACCTCCCACCTTTGTTTCTCATTCCCAAGCTCAGCAGATACTATATTAAATGAAGACTTGACATTTACACAAAAAACAACATTGCATATGAATTTGTTGGCAATATATTCCAATTTGCAAGTAGTAAACTTTGACTCACTTGTGCTTTGAGTGTTCTAAAAGCAGGAAATGTAGCTAAACGAAGGACGGCAGTCATTGTCACAGGCGACACGGACCGTGGGATGCCGGTATGGTGGggaacatgacatttctcatgcAGCCCTATTGCTCTGGATTTGCCCTGTCTGCCCATCCACAGGAACTTCTGGAGCATCTGTTTTCCACACGGAGGAGGGCGGGCAGCTGTTTCACTGCACGGATGCTGGGAAACGACGCCAGAAAGGGCCGAGGAAGCCGAACCAGAGGGCACACAGCTGTGGGATTCTCCTGAAATCcagcagctgtcgtcatgaaCAAAAGCAGCCCTGGCTGATTCACTTTCAGCGAGACCAACCAACCTTCCATCCAGCCATCGATTCCTCCATCCACCAGCACTTATCCTAGTCATGATCACCGGGGGCTATTCAGGGAGCatgggggtacaccctggatgggatgaagGAGACCATTTGATTGATACTTTTCCTCATTCAGGAACTTTCAGAGTAACTACACTCATTCCTAAATGGGCAAGTAACCCTGGTCTGTCTTACTTCAGTCAGCAGATGACTTCATACCCTGATGCAACAAAGTGTGACTTTTCTATTAAATGATGTACAAGGAAAATAAAACCTCATGGGAAGCTGGATAACAGACCCCCACCCTAAGAACCATAAACTATACGTTCAGGCCCTGAACACCAAGCAGACTGTTCCATAAGGATGGTGAGGCTGGTGTTTTCTTAATTCCCTCCCCAgggctccctgccccccccccccccccctcgacgATCCACCCTTACGCCTCCATCCCCGATTCTGCATCCACCAGCCAGGCATCTCTCTCCCATCCGGTCCAGGCTTATTATCCACCCGGGCATTTCTCCAGGAAGCAAGCGCAGTGCATATAAACTGGACCCTGTAAGTTTTCACATGGCGGCCGTAGAAGCAGCAAAACCAGGCGGCTGCTGTCCATCAGCCCGATCCCAGGGGACGTGCCACAGGGCTGTCACTGGGACAAAAACTGTCACCTGCCTCAGCTCAGCTCAGGACAGGACCCAGGGGATGCCCTCTGTCACGGTGCCACGCTCTTCAAAAGGCTAGAATGCAATAACTATACGGATGCAAAAGAGACATATTCCATTTCTCAGGTGATTGATAAAGACGTACTCCTGATATTTAAAAATTGCAGCTCTCTGGGCGGGGAGCTGAATGCATGGGTTTGCACTGGGTTTATGTCTGATTTCAGTTTGGCCACCTGGTTGAAGAACAATCCATTAATGAGCATCTCCTGGTGGGGCTGTCACCCGCATACAACCGTGCAGCGTACGACCGGAACCCGCCACAACAgtgcagaccatttacagccAGCACGGCCAGTAGCAAGCCGCTTCGGGGTGGGTATCATTTGGGTCACATGGTATCACCTCCTAATCTGATGTGTTTTTTGACCTTTATTGACCCAATCTGTCCTGTCACCATCCAGAGGCCCATACTGGCTGAGGGATCATTGTTAGCATTGGGTTCAGTCCTGTTGCACGTGGCAGTGTTTGGCCTTGTGTCCCTGTTGAAACAGCATCTTTATTTCCTCTGATCCTCTTGAAGAGTTGGGGTTTTCACTGATAATGGTAATAGtattaaacagcagtgtgtgcCTCTGCAGAGCCTGGTGCTGACTCGTGCGTCTGCTAGCGAGGAAATCACCCACTCAGGCCTCACCTCCTTTCCTGACGccgctgcacccccccccagcagagctCTGGTTTATCTTTGGCTGGACCCATCTGTCTATTCGATAATCACAGCCTTTCCCAGCAAAGCCTCCCCAGGCTGGCCCGCGATCAATTACCGTGCAGCTCAATTAGATTAAATTACGAGGAACAAGCTGCAGATATGAAGAGTGTGGAGGAGGCACCGACCCCATCACCACCCTCAGGCAGGGCTCTGAACCCACCACCACCCTCAGACAGGGCTCCGACCCCATCACCAACCTCAGGCAGGGCTGCGACCCCATCACCATTCTCAGATGGGGCTCTGACCATATCATCACCCTCCACATCGCCACCTTCTGGCTCGTTTTTCAATAACAATGTCCAGATCAGTGCCAGGATTATGAAAAGTTGTTTGTTTTTCACCACTCCCTGCACCTGCGGAAACTTCCggatctttttatttttttacctgaCCAGTCTGTTTGCATACAGAGGCTGGGACCCCTGCAGAACATGAGCTGGAGCCTATGAGTTGGCTGTAGCCTGCCTCCACCCCCACCTTGTTAACCTGCCTGTGTGCCAAAAGCCCGCTTTTACGCTGCAACTGCAGATGAATAGACCATTAGAGGTGCTTATCTGTGAGATTTACTTACAAGCAGGCACTCCAAACAGACGGGGCCAGTTAAAGTACACTACAGTAATGTTTTACGGTTATTAGCTGTCAGGCTGATGCTAAATGGATTTAATTGCTGTAAGCAGGAATCTTTGGTTTAAAACCACTTTAATTAATTAAAGCATCATCTTCAGGCTGACTGCAGCCATTTATATCCTTCATGAAACAAAAGCAGTTATAGCGATGCGCTTTCATTTTAACCTCCTCCTGTTCCCATAATCCCCTTCCTCAATTGATGATTATAAGAAGCATCAGTCAGAACCAGGAATAGTTAAATGAAATAGTGAAATGTATGGTGGTGTGTGGATACAGAATACATATGGAGAAACAAAACCCTATAGATCTTCAGATGTCATAGACAGATGGACCCTCACCCTCATCCATCACCTAATTACTTCTCTCctatgccccctgctggtggagtGGGCCATCTTTCAGTGCAGCCTGAGCTCATCCGTATTTTGGCACATGTAACTGCACTCGTAGGACTGTGCAGATGATAGTGTTTCCTGAGCAGACTCCCTGTCTCTGTGGTTACGGCCCGGCCATCTGCAGGTGGCGAGCTCACTGGCTAATTGAAGTGCCGGTTGTCCGGCTGATTAGCTTTTCGTAAAAGGCCAGCGTCAGCGGTTAGCGGGGCACGGATGGCGGACTGAGCACTTTTTTAACAAGGGCACTAATTCCGATGAAGGGAGACCCCACGCTGCTTTCTCCAGTGAGTCTGTCAGGAGGCTGAGGCTCTGCTCCTGCCACGAGGCTCTCCCTGCTCTGCAGGAAATGATGAAAACACACTCATACGCATGTAACATCTGTGCCGGCTGGCACTCCAGGCTGCGCGGTAACCTGAAATGGGACTATCTTCACGTTCATATTGCACACTATATATGCACCTTGGTAGCCAGGGGCAACTAATTTAATCAGCATGAACAGCAATGATAAAATAACAACCGTGAAATGATGAGTGACAGTATAGCCTGTTGCCAGCTAGTGTGTCTATCCTGACTCTAGCAAACTGTTGATGATGATGCTTGGTTATCACATCTTGGTTGTCACACCCTATTATCTCATCTAGGTTTTCACATCCATGTTACCTTGTTCGGGTTATCAAATCCTAGCTATCACGTACTGGTGATCACATCCTGGTTATCTCATTTTAGTCATCACTTTCTGGTTATCACATCCTGGTTATCTCATTTTAGTCATCACGTTCTGGTTATCACATCCTGGTTATCTCATTTTAGTCATCACTTTCTGGTTATCACATCCTGGTTGTCACATCCCaggtatccatccattttccaaaccacttatccatcTGGGTCGTGGCGATGTTGGCTATCTCATCCCGGTTATCACATTTTAGTTGTCACATCCAGGTTATCACATCCCGGTTATCTCATGCTACTTATTGCTTCCTGGTTATCATGTCATTACATCCAGGTTGTGAAATACTGCTGGTCTGTAATGGTTAATTGGTAGAGCCGGTGAATCAGGgtcattgcattcagtatctTCCTGATTAATGGCAGCTGTGTGACACACACGCCAGGCTGTGTCTGTAGTACGCCACCCACTGGCTGCTGCCCATcactgcaggtggtggtggtggcggtGGGGAGGTCTTTGAGGGTATTCAGCCCATCACCTTCCTCTATGACACAGATCTCATTAACAGGCAcagggctctggacccccttcAGAGAGGTGAGAAGCTGCTCAGAGTGAAAGCGGTTTTTGGACACCCTCTTTCACCCCCCACTCCCATTTACCTGTACTGTCATTTTCAATGTTCTGGATTCAAGCGGACAGCCCCTGCTCTATAAAAATCCGAATCACCCTGATGGTGAAACGTGCAAATCAGAATACATATTGAGTACACACTGAGCACACGTTCAGTAGGCAGTATTGCCGGTGCGTATTGCTGTTCTGTACATGAGCGCTCGTACACATAAGCTGGTTGCTCAGCAACAGGACATAAAGCCAGGGTGTAGTAAAATGAAATGAGGTGCGGCGTGTTTGGCTGGACACAGGAGTAATGAAGCGTCAGCAGGGTGCAGCCCCCAACGCACCTGCTGTTTCAGTGACGCACGGCATTAACCTCCAAAAAAA from Brienomyrus brachyistius isolate T26 chromosome 1, BBRACH_0.4, whole genome shotgun sequence includes:
- the prmt6 gene encoding protein arginine N-methyltransferase 6 codes for the protein MEMSRLSKKRKLDKSVQDDLYFDSYSDVTIHEEMIADSVRTDTYRLGITRNGHVIQGKVVLDVGAGTGVLSIFCAQAGARKVYAVEASSIAEQAMEVVRLNHMEDQVTVIRGALEAVQLPEKVDVIVSEWMGYALLHESMLNSVLLARDRWLKPGGLLLPSKAELFVAPINDLAVEERLGFWGTVKERYGVDMSCMTGFAQKCIMNNDIAVSLVTVEDVLSHPCRFAELDLLTVTEEQLRSVQGSFSCACFGSSTVNAFCVWFTVTFPGAEKPLVLSTSPFKPETHWKQAVLYLDEPVEVMQDTRVEGEITMFPSEESSRHICINVEFSIGDLKRKNKTFSIPDGYSDVQ